GCCTGCGCGCGCTCGTTGCGGCGCGACACGTCGTGCAGGTAGAAGGACTGGTGGTGCTTGAGGGCCTGCTCGTACTGCCCGACGCCCTGGTACGCCATGCTCAGCTCCCAGTGGGCCGCCGCGAGGTCCGGGTGGTTGCTCTCCCCGTCCGGCCCCTGGTCCTCGCCCTCCAGGCGTTCCAGCCGCAGCTTCGCGTCGTGCAGCCGCTGCCGGGCCTGGTCCAGCCGCGCACCTTCGAGCGGCGTCAGGGGGTCCGGTTCGGTCGGGGCGGCAGTCATGGCGCTGCGCCCATCTTGCCATATCCGCGCGTGCCGCTCACCGCACCCCCCGCCGCGCACACGGCCGGGAGGCACGCCGGGACAAATCCTTTAGACTGAGTGCAGTTCTGACAACCAGGAGGCATGAACATGTCCGCACCCCTATTCAGCAGCATGATGGACGTTCCGCTCGTCATCCCCACCATCCTGGACCGACTCCGCACCCTGTACTACGAGCGTGAGGTCGTGAGCCTCGTCGTGACGGGCAAGGACGAACACGGCGCGCCCGTGCCCGGCACGCACCGCACCACCTACGGCGACGTGGCCCGCCGCGCCCTGCAGCTCGCGAACGCCCTGCAGTCCCTCGGCGTGCGGGAGGGAGACCGCGTGGCGACGCTCGCCGTGAACAGCTACCGGCACCTGGAGTGCTACCTCGGCATTCCCAGCATGGGCGCGGTGCTGCACACCGTGAACATCCGCCTGCACCCGGATCAGGTCGCGTGGATCCTGAACCACGCCGAGGACCGCGTGCTGATCGTCGAGAACCTGTTCGCGGGCATGGTCCCCGCCCTGCGCGCCGCGTGCCCGCAGCTGGAGCACATCATCGTGATGGGACCGCACGCGGGCGAGGGCGACCTCCTCGACTACGACGACCTGATCGGCGGCTTCACGGACGACTTCACCTTCCCCGACATCGACGAGCGGCAGGCGGCCGCCATGTGCTACACGAGCGGCACCACCGGCAACCCCAAGGGCGTGCTGTACTCGCACCGCTCCACGCTGCTGCACAGTCTCGCCAGCGCCCCCAAGGACGCACTGGACGTGGGCGAGCGCGACACCGTCATGGCGATCGTGCCGATGTTCCACGTGAACGCCTGGGGCCTGCCGTACACGGCCGCACTGACGGGCGCGAAGCAGGTGTTCATCGGGGTGTTCAGCGACGGGCGCAACGTGGCCCGCATGCTGGCCCAGGAGCACGTGACGATCACGGCGGGCGTCCCCACCATCTGGATGGGCCTGCTCGCGGAACTCGACCGGGCGCGGGCGGCAGGCGAACCGTACGACCTGCACCGCCTGGAGAGCCTGGTGGTGGGCGGCAGCGCCGCGCCGGAAGCGCAGATCCGCGCCTTCCAGGAACGGCACGGCCTGACCCTGAAGCACGC
The nucleotide sequence above comes from Deinococcus aquiradiocola. Encoded proteins:
- a CDS encoding long-chain fatty acid--CoA ligase; translation: MSAPLFSSMMDVPLVIPTILDRLRTLYYEREVVSLVVTGKDEHGAPVPGTHRTTYGDVARRALQLANALQSLGVREGDRVATLAVNSYRHLECYLGIPSMGAVLHTVNIRLHPDQVAWILNHAEDRVLIVENLFAGMVPALRAACPQLEHIIVMGPHAGEGDLLDYDDLIGGFTDDFTFPDIDERQAAAMCYTSGTTGNPKGVLYSHRSTLLHSLASAPKDALDVGERDTVMAIVPMFHVNAWGLPYTAALTGAKQVFIGVFSDGRNVARMLAQEHVTITAGVPTIWMGLLAELDRARAAGEPYDLHRLESLVVGGSAAPEAQIRAFQERHGLTLKHAWGMTETHPLGTVSVLPPHVDLRSDEGYALQAKQGRTVPLVQLELLSDEGARLPHDGHTMGRLMARGPWVAASYHKGEGQGNFIELDGQTWFDTGDIATLDARGYMHIQDRSKDLIKSGGEWISSVDLENALMAHPAVAQAAVIAIDDPKWDERPLGVLVLKAGADAPDHAELTAFLAPRFAKWWLPDAYEVVEVIPIGATGKFLKRELRQQFSAYRAPGATRE